Proteins encoded within one genomic window of Thermococcus celer Vu 13 = JCM 8558:
- a CDS encoding MBL fold metallo-hydrolase: MIVGNVGLDSSARFAFQSHAHTDHFVSGEIIFATRPTKFLSHLRKGGFYREVRFGRRFYLGDFKARLYPAGHMLGSAGIKLWLDNGTVFYTGDTKWFRLRTAEKSRFPRADVLIIEATFGVPSFTFPSPREAEKRLVAFVEEALDRGKRPVLYVNQTGKAQEVMKILDVHGYTVKVPREALKVARVYSKFGVSFDNVSPDGDVVLRSHRSPRVENSLSPWELTVSGFGDLKLSNHADFWELMRIVEKVDPERVFTVYGFAREFARILRGLGYDARPLSRDSALRSADI; the protein is encoded by the coding sequence ATGATAGTAGGTAACGTCGGCCTCGATAGCTCGGCCCGCTTTGCCTTCCAGAGCCACGCCCACACCGACCACTTCGTCAGCGGGGAGATCATCTTCGCCACCAGGCCCACGAAGTTCCTCAGCCACCTCAGGAAGGGCGGCTTTTACAGGGAGGTCAGGTTTGGAAGGAGGTTCTACCTCGGCGACTTTAAGGCGAGGCTCTACCCGGCCGGCCACATGCTCGGCTCCGCAGGGATAAAGCTGTGGCTCGATAACGGGACGGTATTCTACACGGGCGACACCAAGTGGTTCAGGCTGAGAACGGCCGAGAAGAGTCGCTTTCCCAGGGCGGACGTTCTCATCATAGAGGCGACCTTCGGGGTCCCGAGCTTCACGTTTCCCTCCCCCAGGGAAGCCGAGAAGAGACTGGTGGCCTTCGTTGAGGAGGCGCTGGATAGGGGAAAGAGGCCCGTCCTCTACGTCAACCAGACGGGAAAGGCCCAGGAGGTCATGAAGATACTCGACGTCCATGGCTACACCGTCAAAGTCCCTCGAGAGGCTCTGAAGGTGGCGCGCGTTTACTCGAAGTTCGGGGTCTCGTTTGACAACGTCTCCCCCGATGGCGACGTCGTCCTGCGCTCCCACCGCTCCCCCCGCGTTGAGAACTCGCTCTCCCCCTGGGAGCTGACGGTTTCCGGTTTTGGCGACCTGAAGCTCAGCAACCACGCGGACTTCTGGGAGCTGATGAGGATAGTTGAAAAAGTAGATCCCGAACGGGTTTTCACGGTTTACGGTTTTGCCCGGGAGTTCGCCA